CTTGGGAACCGGTAACAATGGTTCAATCAATGCCCAGAGTTGATCATCCAAAATCGGTTTGGCCATAGCAGTGCTCCTTGCTCGCCAAACTTATAGCCTGACTGGACGAGAAGCACTAGCTCATTTTGTTAGATGCTCTAACTCATTAAGCGTAATTACTTCAGTTTCAGTGTCATGGTCTGGGTAATGTTAGCAGAGCCGATGCCACCCATATCCATTTCGCTGATCGTCTTCATGTTCATTTCTTGAACGCGGCCCTTGGCGTTGTCGAAGAGCGTAGTGCCACTGGCATCCTTAGTGGTCATCTTCATCTGGAATGGTGCATTGGGATCGGGTTCGAGATTCAGATTGAGCTTCATGTCAATCTTGTCGAAGTCGCCTGACTTGCCTGCATAGGAATACTTGGTCTTGGTCTTCATGGTACCCATCGGGCCCATCTTCATATCCAGTGTTTTCTCCCAGTTGGTGCTGCCGGAGACTGGTGCTTCCTTGGGAAGAACCAGAACGGATTGATCCATCATGTTCTTGAACTGGTCTTCTGAAAACATGTTGCCACCCAGGCCGCCAGCCTGCCCACCAACGTTCTTCAGTTCTTCCATCAGCTTCTCTGACATCTTCACATCCGACACTTCGCCACGTGGGGAAATGGTCATTTTGATTTCGCCTTCTGTCATGGCTTTGAAAATGCCAGCCATGGCAGCGAGCGCTCCTTCGGGTTCCTTATCGCTTTTGGAATCGTATTCCATAGAGCCGATTGGCCCGCCTTCCATTTTCATGACAACGCGATCTATCTTCTGCTTGATCTTGCCATTGCCAGTAGCGGTATCGACTGATTCGGTAGTCTGTGACATTTCGAACATCATGTTCATGTTGATTTCGAATTCTTGCCCCATGGCAGACATTTTCATGTTCTGCTTCTGCTCCATGACATAGGAATTCTTGCTACCTGCCTGGAACTTGTATCGCAGTTCCTGTGCATTTAGACAAACAGGCACCAAGGCTAACAGGCAGAGTGTCAAACCCTGAAGCTTGTAACAACGCGCCAACATGAGAAACTCCTGGAAGAGGAAGGCTGAGGTTCAATTCATCTCATGCCTTCAGAATATGAGTAAACGAGCGTAAAAACAGCATAGTCATGAACTTATCATAGACTTAAGGCAGCATCTTAATTCATACGTGGATCAAGCGGCTTAATCCGGATTCCCAATGCTGATTGCAGGGCTTGTGAGCGTTGCAATTCCGTGCGACATTGCTCCCATAAATCGATCTCTTCTGAATGGAAAATATGTTCCGTTTTGGCTGGCATCACATCCCATGAATCTTCGATGATTTCCTGTTCCAACTGCCCTGGCCCCCAGCCGGAATAGTTGAGCACAAACAGTGTTGGCTCCTGCTGCTTGCGAATCAGTTGCTGCAAATGTTCAGGCAACAAGGCTCCATAAACCCCAGGCATTACTTCCATATCTGCCATGTCCCGGATGGTATGGGCAGCGGCAAATGGCCCACTGACTGGCCCGCCCATATTCAATGGCTTTTGCCAGTTCGAGGTAAATTCAAATGCCTTCTTAGCCACATCCGCCACCGTGACAGACATGGGCTTGTTGAGAATGATCCCCGCTGCTCCATTCTCGGTATGATCAAAGATCAACACGACCGAACGGGAAAAATTCGGATCGTTCAGACTTTCTGTCGCCAGCAGTA
This genomic stretch from Planctomycetia bacterium harbors:
- a CDS encoding YqgE/AlgH family protein, coding for MKSLKGHLLLATESLNDPNFSRSVVLIFDHTENGAAGIILNKPMSVTVADVAKKAFEFTSNWQKPLNMGGPVSGPFAAAHTIRDMADMEVMPGVYGALLPEHLQQLIRKQQEPTLFVLNYSGWGPGQLEQEIIEDSWDVMPAKTEHIFHSEEIDLWEQCRTELQRSQALQSALGIRIKPLDPRMN